One window of Epinephelus fuscoguttatus linkage group LG9, E.fuscoguttatus.final_Chr_v1 genomic DNA carries:
- the si:dkeyp-72g9.4 gene encoding uncharacterized protein si:dkeyp-72g9.4: MRPRSRLLSKRTLLLPTIREGTEETVRDLNGANTLHIAGHDQAVSSEDYLLSICHLAHPTFPTRDVSPDNTHTRQLDAGHQRLRLSRFSGTTSTTFRSNPTEEAHAIDMQQGEENELSGELMFSNTDPLEYLYGHQNNLSGGVRRAVVEGRFIRQHESIWEGQARSRAHSIPRASSPDLLRQRKSSCPELHTSTNTSVPNISPKHSFARRGSPADRGAEREGQNPTIKHSLISQWISDCRSAWREARVRACMLPAIAEI; this comes from the coding sequence ATGAGGCCGCGGTCCAGACTGCTGTCCAAGAGAACACTCCTGCTGCCCACAATCAGAGAGGGCACTGAGGAGACAGTGAGGGATTTGAATGGGGCCAACACACTCCACATCGCCGGCCACGACCAGGCTGTCTCCTCAGAGGACTACCTCCTCTCTATCTGCCACCTGGCCCACCCCACCTTCCCCACCAGGGATGTCTCTCCAGACAACACCCACACACGGCAGCTGGATGCTGGGCACCAGAGGCTGCGGCTGTCACGATTCAGTGGGACAACATCAACCACCTTTAGATCCAACCCCACAGAGGAGGCACATGCCATCGATATGCAGCAGGGAGAGGAGAATGAACTGAGTGGGGAGCTGATGTTTAGTAACACCGATCCCCTGGAGTATCTTTATGGACACCAGAACAACCTCTCAGGAGGCGTGAGGAGGGCAGTTGTCGAGGGAAGGTTTATAAGACAACATGAGAGCATATGGGAAGGTCAGGCTCGCTCCAGAGCGCACAGCATCCCCCGTGCTTCAAGTCCAGACCTCCTACGCCAACGCAAGAGCAGCTGCCCTGAATTACACACCAGCACTAATACCTCTGTTCCAAACATCTCCCCAAAGCACAGCTTTGCCAGGAGAGGGAGCCCAGcagacagaggagcagaaaGGGAGGGACAGAATCCAACCATCAAACACTCCCTCATCTCCCAGTGGATCTCTGACTGCAGGTCAGCATGGAGGGAGGCACGTGTGCGAGCCTGCATGCTGCCCGCCATCGCTGAGATATAG